Part of the Varibaculum massiliense genome is shown below.
GCAGCAAAAGACCAGAAGTATCCACGTCTAACCTGCCCACATGGAATAGCCGTTCCCGATAGTCGGTTAAGAATTGGGTGAGGTCGTGGGGGTCACCCCGGAGGGATGATTCCACCCCTGTGGGTTTATTGAGGGCGATCGTGACTCGGGAATCATCTATCATTACGAGCTGCCCATCTACGTGTAGCATCACCTGATCGGGGTCAACTTTGGTGCCTAGTTCGCGCACCACTTTGCCGTTGACTTTTACCCGCCCGGAAACGATCAGTTTTTCGCAGGCACGTCTAGAGGCTACCCCGGCGGCCGCTAATACTTTTTGTAGTCGTTCTTCTTTGCCGCTTTCGGGGGTGGTTTGCGGTTTTACCACCGGCATCTGCGGATCTTTACGCCGCGGAGGCATCGGGGCTAAGGGGATTTTGTCTGCCCGACGCCCCTGGCGGTCGGTACCCTCATCGCTTTCGTGATAGGAACTAAGATCAGTCAACTTGGCTTCTCCTATTGGGTTTTATTTCTTATCTGCCCTCATCCTATCGCGGCGGCAAATTATTCTTTGAGTCGGGATTCTAACTCGTCTAGTTCTTCACTGCCCGGCAAATGTGGAGCCAACGGCGGGAGTTCATCTAGGCTGGCTAGCCCCATACGTTCTAAGAAACTGGTGGTGGTGCCGTAAAGAATCGCCCCCGAGTCTGCCCGGTCAACTTCTTGAATCAAATCGTGCGCCAACAGGGTGCGTACTACCCCGTCTACACTCACTCCCCTAATGGAGGCAATTACTGAGCGAGAAACCGGCTGTCGATAGGCGATTACGGCCAAGGTTTCTAGAGCCGGGTTGGACAGATGGGAAGTTCCGCCTTGGGTTAAGAATTCGGAGACGATTTCTTCTTGCGCGGGGGCAGAATAAATCCGCCATCCTCCAGCCACGTTGCGTAATACGAATCCGTGAGGACGAGCGGTTTCGCCTGCATATTCGGCGCGCAATTGCTCTAAGGCTACCTTAACCTGTTGGGGGCTACTTTTCAGGCGCGGCGCGAGTTCCTCGGGACTTAATGGCTCGCTAGCTACGATCAAGATGGCCTCGAGGGAGACAAGTAGCTGTTCGTTGGCAGAGTTAGTCATCTGCGGCTCCATATTCATCGAAAATAAAGTTATTAAAGTCTGGGATTTCCTTACTATCTAGGGTCACATATAGTTCTTCCAGTGCGCTTTCTTGGGTAAATTCCACGCAGCGGTGCCGGTAGAGTTCCAGTAAAGCTAGGAAACGGGTGACTTTTTCGGTAGCGTTCTTGGCAGACCGGGTCAGCTCGCTAAAGCTGGCTTTGCCACTTCGTTTCAGCTCGGCAACCACGATTTGGGCTTGCTCTGCCAGGGAGGCTTGCGGCAGGTGCAGATGGGACAGGGATACTTGGGGAGGACGGCGGGTGAAAGCATCCGCGGCGGCGCGGGCTAAATCTTCGGGGGTGAAATCCACTCGTAGCGGCGGCAAGAGGCGCGCGAACTTGGCAGGCAGGGGAACTTCCCGCGGATAGTAGGCGTGGCCTTCCCCAATGCGCAAGCGCAAATAATCTGCGACTTCCTTATAGGCACGATATTGCAATAGGCGGGAGAACAATAGGTCGCGCGCCTCTAAATATTCTGGATCTAGTTCCTCGGTCTCTTCTCCGGGTAGCAGCTGACTGGCTTTGATGTTGAGCAAAGTGGCTGCAATCTCTAGGAACTGGGAAGCTTGTGATAAATCCGGAAACGCCTGCATATAGGTAATAAAATCATCTGTTACCTGCGCTAATGCCACCTCGGTAATATCCAGTTTGTTCTTGATAATCAAGGTGAGCAACAGATCTAGCGGCCCGGAAAATACTTCTAGCTCCAGTTCAAAAGGAGGAGCTTTTTCCGGCTCGGTTTTTTCCGCTAACCGGGAAGGAAACAGCGCTACTTCCTCCCCGACTGCCGCTTGCGGGTTAGCTGAAACTGCCGGTGAGTTAGGCGGTGTCACCACGGGCAATAACCTCGCGCGCCAGCTGGCGGTAAGCTTCGGCTCCTGGATGGGAGGGCGCAAACGTTGTAATCGGTTCGGTAGCTACCGAGGCGTCCGGGAACTTTATGGTACGGTGAATAACCGTCTGATAGACCCGATCCCCGAAGGCTTCTTGCAGCCGCTCCATGACTTCGCGCGAATGCAGCGTGCGAGTATCTACCATAGTCGCCAAAATCCCATCTATTTTCAGTTTCGGGTTTAGACGGTCACGCACTTTTTCAATAGTTTCTACCAGTAGCGCTACCCCGCGCAGGGCGAAAAATTCGGTTTCCATGGGGATCATTACCCCGTGTGCCGCAGTTAGGGCGTTCACCGTCAGCAACCCTAGGGAGGGCTGGCAATCGATCAAGATCACATCATATTTATCGCTAACCGGGTGGAGGGCGCGGGCGAGCGCCATTTCCCTGGCGACCTCATTAACCATTTGAATCTCGGCAGCGGAAAGATCAATATTGGCTGGTACCAGATCCATCCCCTCAATCGCGGTGGGGTGAATAACCTGTTCCACATTCACGTTGCGATCAAGCAGAACATTGTAGATAGTGGCGTCCAAATCGTTGCCGTTTACCCCGAGCCCAGCGGTGGCGGCGCCTTGGGGATCAAAATCTACAATCAGTACTTTGCGCCCATACTCTGCCAAAGAAGCAGCCAAGTTAATGGTGGTAGTAGTCTTGCCGACCCCGCCTTTTTGGTTGCACATGGCAATAATCCGCGCGGGCCCATGGGAGTGTAAGGGCGCGGGCGCGGGGAACTCCGCATCTTTCGGGGTTGGCGGGGGCATCAAACCGGGTTGAATATCGCTCACCCTTATAACGATATGACAACCTGAGAAAAAATGTTACCAAGCGGCGTGCAACGAGCCTTTTATCCCCCCCTCAGTCGCTATAGCTTACAAGCTCCTAGCTATATAGCCTGCGGGGGTGTGGGGTGATTGGTGGTGCGGGGAAAATATTTTTCCTCCTGCCCAAGAATTCGGAAAATGCCCCAGCATTTTCCGAATTCTTATGCCCACCGCACCTACTCGGATAAAATCTGAGCCCCACCTCAGTCCAGCGCCCCGCATACTCGTGGCTGCTACCGAGCACGCGGATGGGTCTCTTGATATACCTCGCGCAACAAAGTCGCGGTGACCTTGGTATATATCTGAGTGGTAGTTACATTCACATGCCCGAGCAGTTCTTGCACTACCCTAACGTCCGCGCCGCCCTCTAACATGTGGGTAGCAAAGGAATGCCGCAGGCTGTGGGGGGAGATCGGGGTTTTTATCCCCGCTTTTTCCGCGGCCTCGCGAATAATATTCCAGGCGCTTTGCCGCGATAGCCGCCCTCCCCGCAAATTTAAAAACAGTGCCGAGCTGCCCCGGCCTTTTTGCGCGAGCCCAGGGCGGGAGCGCACCAGATACGCTTCTAAGGCCGTGACCGCGTATTCTCCTAGCGGCACCAAACGCTGCTTATTACCTTTGCCGGTTACGGTCACCAGGGTAATGGAGTTTCCCCCCGAATTTTCGGCCTCGCTACCAGCTAAAAGCCTTAAATCATCCACGTCCAGGGAGCACACTTCGCTCACCCTAGCACCCGAGGCGTAAAGGGTTTCTAGCAGCGCCCGCGAGCGCAAAGAGCCCGGGTCTTCCCCGCTAAAGGCTTCGAGTAGGGCGCGAGTTTGCGGGATCGTGAGTGCTTTGGGTAGCGGTCGCGCTAAGCGGGGATTTTCTAGGTTATCGGTGGGGTCAGTGCCACTCAGTCGCTCATTTACGCTAAAGCCGTGGAACCCGCGCAGAGAAGCCATCATTCGGGCGATAGAAGAGGCTGCTAAGGGATTTTTACCGTCTTCGCCGGCTGCGGCGGCCTGTAAAAACGTCCGCAAAGTGTCCGGGGTGATGTCAGCTAAAGCATGTACACCGGCACCGGCTAAATATTCGCGGTAACGTGCCAGGTCACGCCGATAGGAGCCGACCGTGTTATTTGATAATCCGCGTTCAATCGCCAGGTGATCTAGATATGCCTCGCTCGCCTGCTCGATTTCATCCATGTTTTTAGTTTAGAGGGCGCATCCGTTTTTACCTGAATGCCACCTGCAGCAAAGTTTTTCCCTGCCAAGACACTCCAGGGTGATAATAGAAGCACAGTTGATTTTTAGGAGTGATGTTTTATGGCTTTATTCGCAGTTGAATATTTTTACGACCCAACCGCTGCCGCAAAAATGGATGAGGTGCGCCCTGATCATCGCGCTCATCTGCGCGCCCTGCACGACCAAGGCATTGTGAAACTGGTGGGCTCTTGGGTTAATGACCCGCATCCGGGCGCCCTAATCGCGGTAGTAGCTGAATCCACTGAGGACGCCCTCACCGCTTTAGCTGAGGACCCCTTTTTCCTGGCCGGTTTCATTACCAAGCGAAAAGTACATCAGTGGAATGTAATAATCGGGGAAATCCACTAGTCAGATCTCGCTAGTGACACCTGAGTTTAACAGAGGCAGAGGGTACGCCCTCTAAGCGCTAATTTTCTCGCCCCGCCTGCAGTAGGGTTTCCCTACTACCTCTTCCATATTAACTGCCGCGTTGATACAGAACCGTTAAGGCTTGAGGGAGGTGGCCGGGATCATGTAGATTCCGGTTTCTTTATCCTGCATTACCGCTTGCAGGTGTCCTACGATAATCCCCATCACTTTCGGCTTTTTCTTTGCGTATTGGTAGAAGCGAGTAAGACTGGTTATTGCATCATCGATGCTGCCATCGCTTAGTTTAATTTCAAAGGCCGCATAGTCGCCATTCTTAAATTCGAGGATGGCATCTACTTCATCACCCGAAGCATTATCGCGGAAATGGAAAAGATGCCCTCCGTGATAGTCGGCAAAAATTCGTAAATCCCGCTCCACCAGCGCCTCAAATAGCAGGCCAAAGGTTTCATGGTCAAGCAGCAATTTTTCAACACTGAGACCTAGGCTTGCACAACAAAGGGAAGGATCCACCAGATGCTTTTTCGCTGTTTTCCCAATTCTTGCTGAGGAGCGGTAATTAAGGCTGAAGGCTTCTTGATTTGCGGTCAAATATAAACTGTCGAGGACGCCGAGGTAATCTGCGATGGTTGCGCGGCTTTCGATTATTTCATCTTGATTTTCATATTCTTCGATATCTTTAACCAGGGTTTTGTTTCCTACTAAAGTTGATTCATTTCTGGAAAGCGAACGTAAAAGCATACGCATCTTGTGCGGGTTACGTTTCTTGACTGCCCCTTCATGCATATCTTTAGTCACCAAGGAATCAATATAGCTCTCGGGAATAACTCCGCAATCTTCTTCCGCGGTGTAAATGTTTTCGGGCCATCCCCCTCTAATAATGAGGCGGGCAAGTTTTTCCAGCTCTACCTTGCCCACATATCCCGTTTCGACAGTTCCTTCCAATAGTCCCGAAATTGATACCTCCCCGGTGGAATCACCTGATTCATACAAGCTCATAGGATGCATGCGCAGGGTTAATATTCTTCCTACCCCGGAGTGGAATACTTTGTGCGTACCTTCATTGACTTTCAAAGCGGTTGAACCGGTGAGGATAAATTTCCCCTTTTCCCGGTCTGTGTCACACTCATGCCGTACTGCATCCCAAATCTCGGGAACAATCTGCCATTCATCAATCAATTGCGGACTTAGGTGAGTAAAGATGTATTTGGGTTCAACCATTGCCAGGTCACGCTGACTTCTATCCGTTAGATAACTGACGCTATTTGCATGCGCCAAGCTCGTCCAAGTCTTTCCACACCACTTCGATCCCTCAATAGAGACAGCTCCGAAGATGTTTAAATATCTTGCGATTTTTTCGTCGATAAGCCTTGATCGATATCCCGGTTTTTTTAAGCTCACTACCCCACCTCCAAAAGAAGCTTACCTGGGCATTGAGCACTTTTCAAGCAATTCATTGAGCACTTTTCAGACAATTTGCTAAGCAATTTTCAAGCAATTCATTGAGCACTTTTCAGAGCTTGTTCCTATCAGCGGGCAGAGGTCTTCTGACTCTCGGGTAACGCATTCCGTTATTAACGCTAGACGTTAAATTTGAATTCGACTACGTCGCCGTCTTGCATTACGTATTCTTTGCCTTCTTGACGCAGCTTTCCCGCGTCGCGGGCAGCGTGGATCGAGCCGAGTTCCACTAACTCGTCAAAGCCAATAATCTCGGCTTTAATGAATCCGCGTTCGAAATCGCTGTGGATTACCCCGGCGGCTTGGGGGGCAGTCCAGCCTTTATGAATCGTCCAGGCACGCGCCTCTTTCTCCCCGGCGGTCAGATAGGTTTGCAATCCTAAAGTATCGAAACCTACCCGGGCTAACTGGTCGAGGCCGGACTCTTTCTGCCCGGATTCTTCCAGCATTTCCCGGGCATCCTCTTCTTCTAGTTCCACTAGATCTGCTTCAAACTGGGCATCTAAGAAAATCGCTTTTGCCGGCGCTACCAGCTTTTCGAGTTCGCGGCGCTGATCGGTATCCAATATCTGATCGGCATCCATATTGAACACATAAATAAACGGCTTCAAGGTCATCAGCTGGAACTCTTTAAGCAGTTCTTTATCCAGTTCACTATGCGCAGATAAGAGCTCTCCATCCTCTAAAATCGCCTGGGCTTTCTTTACTTCCGTTAGCACTTCTGGCGGGGTTTTCCGCCCGCGAACTTCCTTTTCCAGCCGCGGAACGGCTTTTTCTAGAGTCTGCAAATCGGCCAGGATTAGCTCGGTAGAAATAGTTTCAATATCGGATGCGGGATCAATCTTGCCGTCCACGTGGACCACGTCCGGGTCGCTAAACACTCGGGTAACTTGGCATATAGCATCGGCTTCCCGAATATTGGCTAAGAACTGGTTACCGAGACCTTCCCCTTGGGAGGCGCCTTTTACGATTCCCGCAATATCTACGAAAGAAACCGTGGCGGGCACGGTCTTGACTGACTTGAACATTTCTGCCAGTTTCTGTAATCGCGGATCCGGCAGCGGCACTACCCCCACGTTGGGGTCGATGGTAGCGAACGGATAATTCGCGGCGAGTACGGTTGCGCGAGTGAGCGCATTGAACAAAGTTGATTTACCTACGTTAGGTAATCCTGCAATCCCAATTGTTAAAGCCACGCCTCTACCCTATCGAAGGGCGAAAGCGGCAGGAAATCTGGTCGAAAAAATGCTTAGTTCCCGAGTACGACCCCGCTAGTCTTCCCTCTAAGTAACTCTAGTTACCCTGCCCCAGTAAGGGTCTGCACAATCTCTGCCAGCGAGGTATAGAACTCCCCCAAGCGGTTTATAGGCAGCATTACCGCCACTATCACCAGCAGCATCGCTACTATCGATCCTGCCAAGGCACGTAAATAGGTGGCGCGGGTGCCCGCTTTCATTACTTTCGGGACGCGGCGAATCAACACCACCAACGCCAAAACGGCCACCACACCTGCCAGCACCATGGTTCCCCACCCCATGAGGGAAAATACCCCCGGAGCAGTATCTGGCAGCAGCGCTGAATCAACCCCTTTAACCTGGGAGGTCTTCGGGGAGTCGCTACTGCGCACCTGTTCCCACCAGCGGTAAAGCTCAGGCATTTGCTCACGCCAAATTGCCCAATTGTGTCCGCCTTTCGGCGTTATATGTAGCTGCACCCGGTCGCCCGGTCTAAAAGAGGCCTGCGAGAAGGATTTCGCTAGATGCAGGGAATCTTTATCTAGCCTCGCCCCTGAAACATACATACTTACTGGCCAGGGACGTTCCTGCCCCACTAAAACCGACAGGGTATTGTCTCGGAATCCGGTGCTATTTTTTCCTCCCCAAGATCCCACAATCGGCTGATCGTAGCCAGAAAGCACCGCACTAGTCCCAAAAACATCCCCGTAGAGAATCCCCAGACGCGCGCCGCAATAAGCTCCGGAAGAATTCCCGGCAATCATCCAGTCTTTACGCTTATCAGACACATTAGGGAAGCTAGAGCGCACCATTTTGGGAACATCGAAACTAAGCCAGGTGGCAGTTTGCGCCCCGTTCTTTACATCAGCGCAGGTAGGTGCTTTAAGGTCAACGTTTCCTTCCGGAATAACCACGATAGTGGGAGCGATCTCTCCGCTATCAATTGCTTTTTGCAAGTTATTCGAAAAATCAAGGGCGAGGGCGACCGATACCGGAGATCCCGGGTAGCCATGAATAAACTCTAAAACGTTATAGGTGGTGCTTTTATCGCCCGGGTCATACCCCTGCGGCGTCCACACGATAACCTGCTCTTTTACCCCAGATTTCGGCCCGGAAAACACCGTTAGTTGCCGACCCTTCGACAAAGGTTTAAAACTAGGGATCCATTCTTCTTGCCCCGGTAACGCCGGCGCGGTCAAGGGATTTAGTTTTTCGGAGGCAGCGGATACGCGCTTGTCTGCTTTCCCAGATTTCTTGGCAGCTATTTTGGATCCCCTCTGGGTATCACTGATTTTTACCTGACGGTTTTGCTGACTACTGACCATCTGCCACAGCTCTGAAGGGGTAGATACGTATTGCATCGGTAAGTTAACCAGCAGCCCCACTGCCAGCACCTGGATGATAGCTACCAGTAAGACCACCAAAACCGAGCGTAAGTAACGCCCGGGTTTGCGAATCATCTGCGGTAGCGCAAGAAGCAGACCGACCGCTGCCACGCAAAAGAGGATAACGAAAGGCAGTGAGGTAAGCATACTTGCCTCTAGCAGGTGTGCCCGGGATCGTTGGTGCGCCGGCGGTTATTGGTTTTTATGATTCCTGCTTCTGTCAGTTCTTTACGCAAGGGTAGAGGCAACGCGAAAGTTACTGTTTCCTGGGCGGTTTCTACTTCCTCTACTTCGCCAAAGCCCCACTGCGCCAGCTGCGATAAAACTTCTTTTACCAGCACTTCTGGCACGGAAGCCCCGGAGGTTAGCCCTACGGTTTCAACGCCGTCAAACCAGGACTCTTCCATTTCGGAGGCTTTATCTATGCGATAGGCGCGCTGGGCCCCGCCCACTTCGGCTACTTCTTTTAGTCGCACCGAGTTCGAGGAGTTAGCTGAGCCCACTACCACTACTACCTGGGCATGCTCTGCGATCTTTTTTACTGCCCCTTGCCGGTTTTGAGTGGCGAAACAAATATCTTCACTGGGGGGATCGCTTAGCCCCGGAAATCGTTCCCGCAGCTTATCTACGGTTTCTCGAGTTTCATCGAGGCTCAAAGTAGTTTGGGAAAGCCACACCACCTTGTCCGGGTCGCGCACCTGCACTTGATCTACATTTTCAGGATCGCCCACTACTTGAATATGTTCGGGAGCTTCCCCTTGGGTGCCTTCGACTTCCTCGTGTCCTTCGTGTCCTACCAGCACAATGTCATAGTCGGCTTTGGCAAACCGCAAGGCTTCGCGGTGAACTTTAGTCACCAAGGGACAGGTGGCATCGACGGTTTTTAGTCCCCGCCGTTTCGCTTCTTCTCGCACCATGGGTGATACTCCGTGGGCGGAAAACACGACTCGCGCCCCGGTGGGGACTTCATCGAGTTCGGTTACAAAACGCGCTCCCTTGGCACTTAACTGTTCGACTACAAACTTGTTATGCACAATCTCTTTACGCACATAAACTGGGGCCCCATAGAGCGCTAAGGCTTTTTCTACTACGTCTACCGCGCGATCTACTCCCGCGCAGTAACCGCGCGGGGATGCCAAGAGTACCTTCTTAGTTGCCACGCCCCTATCCTACTCAGGTATTTTACTTCCCGCCGAACCGGTGACTGCCGGACAGTACCTGTGGGTAGAATGAAGCGGTGCGCACAAATCCTCAGGGTCCGCAAACACCGCTGGCTCCCACGGCTGCCCAAACCACTCGGGATAACCCGTGGCCGCTATCTTTGCTGACCGCTAATATCAAGAAATATGTGAACCGAATGTCGCCGCTGTGGGTCAGCGGGCAGGTGGTGGAATATAAACGGCGTCCGGGCGCGCGCATGGCTTTCTTTGTTCTGCGGGATACCAGCCAAAGCACTTCCATGACAGTCAAGTGTTGGCCTACGGTACTTGACTCGGTGGGGGCTAACTTTTCCGAGGGCGCACAGGTAGTTGTTTACGCCAAACCCGATTTTTATGAGGGTTCGGGATCCCTGTCGCTGATGGCTAAGGAAGTCCACGCAGTCGGGGTGGGAAACCTGCTTGCCCAGATTGAGGCACTGCGCAAGAAACTAGCCGCCGAAGGTCTATTTGCCCAGGAAAACAAGCAAGCCTTACCGGTAATTCCCCGAAAAATCGGGTTGATTGTGGGGCGTAACGCTAAAGCCAAACAGGACGTAATGGTGAACGCTTTGGCACGCTGGCCACTAGCCGAGTTCGAGATAAGGGAAGTGGCAGTACAAGGCCCTACTTGTGCCGCGGAAGTAACTCGGGCGCTAGCCGAATTGGACTCCCTCCCCCAGGTAGAGGTGATTGTGATTTCCCGCGGGGGCGGCGCGGTGGAGGATCTGCTGCCTTTTTCCGAGGAATCTTTGGTGCGAGCAGCCGCGGCGGCGCGCACCCCCATTGTTTCCGCTATAGGGCATGAGGAGGATGCTCCCCTGCTAGATTTCGTGGCTGACTATCGGGCGTCCACCCCCACCGATGCGGCGCGGCGGATTGTCCCGGATTTACAGGAGGAATTGTTGGGGGCCCAGGGTGCCCGCTCTCGTTTGCGCACCCAGACACTCGCCCTCTTAGATCAACATTTAGGGCAGTTAGCCCAGTTGCGTGCCCGCCCCGTCCTGGCCGATCCTAGCGCGGTTATTGCGGCTCAGGAACATTCTTTGGCGCTAGAGGGTCAGCGGCTGCGTTTTCGTTTTGAAACTCAGCTGGAAAATCAACTTACTTCCCTACGCGGATGGCGTGATGCTTTGAAAGCCTATTCTCCCCAAGGGATTTTAGAGCGCGGCTACAGTATTTTGCGTTCGCCTGCCGGCGGGGTCATCAATTCGGTGTCACAGGTAAGTAAAGGCGATCTACTGGAGGCGATTTTCGCTGATGGCACCGCAGTAACCAAGGTTTTTGGTACGAATCAGAAAAAAGCTTAGGAGGCAATGATGAGTGAAGAAAGCATAGAAGTTCCGGTGGCAGAACTTTCCTATGAGCAGGCGCGCGAACAGTTGGTGGCCGCGATTACCCAATTAGAGTCCGGCAAGCTGGGACTCGAGGAATCTTTAAAGGTTTGGGAGCGCGG
Proteins encoded:
- the scpB gene encoding SMC-Scp complex subunit ScpB; this encodes MTNSANEQLLVSLEAILIVASEPLSPEELAPRLKSSPQQVKVALEQLRAEYAGETARPHGFVLRNVAGGWRIYSAPAQEEIVSEFLTQGGTSHLSNPALETLAVIAYRQPVSRSVIASIRGVSVDGVVRTLLAHDLIQEVDRADSGAILYGTTTSFLERMGLASLDELPPLAPHLPGSEELDELESRLKE
- a CDS encoding segregation and condensation protein A yields the protein MTPPNSPAVSANPQAAVGEEVALFPSRLAEKTEPEKAPPFELELEVFSGPLDLLLTLIIKNKLDITEVALAQVTDDFITYMQAFPDLSQASQFLEIAATLLNIKASQLLPGEETEELDPEYLEARDLLFSRLLQYRAYKEVADYLRLRIGEGHAYYPREVPLPAKFARLLPPLRVDFTPEDLARAAADAFTRRPPQVSLSHLHLPQASLAEQAQIVVAELKRSGKASFSELTRSAKNATEKVTRFLALLELYRHRCVEFTQESALEELYVTLDSKEIPDFNNFIFDEYGAADD
- a CDS encoding ParA family protein, whose translation is MPPPTPKDAEFPAPAPLHSHGPARIIAMCNQKGGVGKTTTTINLAASLAEYGRKVLIVDFDPQGAATAGLGVNGNDLDATIYNVLLDRNVNVEQVIHPTAIEGMDLVPANIDLSAAEIQMVNEVAREMALARALHPVSDKYDVILIDCQPSLGLLTVNALTAAHGVMIPMETEFFALRGVALLVETIEKVRDRLNPKLKIDGILATMVDTRTLHSREVMERLQEAFGDRVYQTVIHRTIKFPDASVATEPITTFAPSHPGAEAYRQLAREVIARGDTA
- the xerD gene encoding site-specific tyrosine recombinase XerD, whose protein sequence is MDEIEQASEAYLDHLAIERGLSNNTVGSYRRDLARYREYLAGAGVHALADITPDTLRTFLQAAAAGEDGKNPLAASSIARMMASLRGFHGFSVNERLSGTDPTDNLENPRLARPLPKALTIPQTRALLEAFSGEDPGSLRSRALLETLYASGARVSEVCSLDVDDLRLLAGSEAENSGGNSITLVTVTGKGNKQRLVPLGEYAVTALEAYLVRSRPGLAQKGRGSSALFLNLRGGRLSRQSAWNIIREAAEKAGIKTPISPHSLRHSFATHMLEGGADVRVVQELLGHVNVTTTQIYTKVTATLLREVYQETHPRAR
- a CDS encoding YciI family protein, with the protein product MALFAVEYFYDPTAAAKMDEVRPDHRAHLRALHDQGIVKLVGSWVNDPHPGALIAVVAESTEDALTALAEDPFFLAGFITKRKVHQWNVIIGEIH
- a CDS encoding ATP-binding protein yields the protein MSLKKPGYRSRLIDEKIARYLNIFGAVSIEGSKWCGKTWTSLAHANSVSYLTDRSQRDLAMVEPKYIFTHLSPQLIDEWQIVPEIWDAVRHECDTDREKGKFILTGSTALKVNEGTHKVFHSGVGRILTLRMHPMSLYESGDSTGEVSISGLLEGTVETGYVGKVELEKLARLIIRGGWPENIYTAEEDCGVIPESYIDSLVTKDMHEGAVKKRNPHKMRMLLRSLSRNESTLVGNKTLVKDIEEYENQDEIIESRATIADYLGVLDSLYLTANQEAFSLNYRSSARIGKTAKKHLVDPSLCCASLGLSVEKLLLDHETFGLLFEALVERDLRIFADYHGGHLFHFRDNASGDEVDAILEFKNGDYAAFEIKLSDGSIDDAITSLTRFYQYAKKKPKVMGIIVGHLQAVMQDKETGIYMIPATSLKP
- the ychF gene encoding redox-regulated ATPase YchF; amino-acid sequence: MALTIGIAGLPNVGKSTLFNALTRATVLAANYPFATIDPNVGVVPLPDPRLQKLAEMFKSVKTVPATVSFVDIAGIVKGASQGEGLGNQFLANIREADAICQVTRVFSDPDVVHVDGKIDPASDIETISTELILADLQTLEKAVPRLEKEVRGRKTPPEVLTEVKKAQAILEDGELLSAHSELDKELLKEFQLMTLKPFIYVFNMDADQILDTDQRRELEKLVAPAKAIFLDAQFEADLVELEEEDAREMLEESGQKESGLDQLARVGFDTLGLQTYLTAGEKEARAWTIHKGWTAPQAAGVIHSDFERGFIKAEIIGFDELVELGSIHAARDAGKLRQEGKEYVMQDGDVVEFKFNV
- a CDS encoding alpha/beta hydrolase produces the protein MAAVGLLLALPQMIRKPGRYLRSVLVVLLVAIIQVLAVGLLVNLPMQYVSTPSELWQMVSSQQNRQVKISDTQRGSKIAAKKSGKADKRVSAASEKLNPLTAPALPGQEEWIPSFKPLSKGRQLTVFSGPKSGVKEQVIVWTPQGYDPGDKSTTYNVLEFIHGYPGSPVSVALALDFSNNLQKAIDSGEIAPTIVVIPEGNVDLKAPTCADVKNGAQTATWLSFDVPKMVRSSFPNVSDKRKDWMIAGNSSGAYCGARLGILYGDVFGTSAVLSGYDQPIVGSWGGKNSTGFRDNTLSVLVGQERPWPVSMYVSGARLDKDSLHLAKSFSQASFRPGDRVQLHITPKGGHNWAIWREQMPELYRWWEQVRSSDSPKTSQVKGVDSALLPDTAPGVFSLMGWGTMVLAGVVAVLALVVLIRRVPKVMKAGTRATYLRALAGSIVAMLLVIVAVMLPINRLGEFYTSLAEIVQTLTGAG
- a CDS encoding 4-hydroxy-3-methylbut-2-enyl diphosphate reductase produces the protein MATKKVLLASPRGYCAGVDRAVDVVEKALALYGAPVYVRKEIVHNKFVVEQLSAKGARFVTELDEVPTGARVVFSAHGVSPMVREEAKRRGLKTVDATCPLVTKVHREALRFAKADYDIVLVGHEGHEEVEGTQGEAPEHIQVVGDPENVDQVQVRDPDKVVWLSQTTLSLDETRETVDKLRERFPGLSDPPSEDICFATQNRQGAVKKIAEHAQVVVVVGSANSSNSVRLKEVAEVGGAQRAYRIDKASEMEESWFDGVETVGLTSGASVPEVLVKEVLSQLAQWGFGEVEEVETAQETVTFALPLPLRKELTEAGIIKTNNRRRTNDPGHTC
- the xseA gene encoding exodeoxyribonuclease VII large subunit produces the protein MRTNPQGPQTPLAPTAAQTTRDNPWPLSLLTANIKKYVNRMSPLWVSGQVVEYKRRPGARMAFFVLRDTSQSTSMTVKCWPTVLDSVGANFSEGAQVVVYAKPDFYEGSGSLSLMAKEVHAVGVGNLLAQIEALRKKLAAEGLFAQENKQALPVIPRKIGLIVGRNAKAKQDVMVNALARWPLAEFEIREVAVQGPTCAAEVTRALAELDSLPQVEVIVISRGGGAVEDLLPFSEESLVRAAAAARTPIVSAIGHEEDAPLLDFVADYRASTPTDAARRIVPDLQEELLGAQGARSRLRTQTLALLDQHLGQLAQLRARPVLADPSAVIAAQEHSLALEGQRLRFRFETQLENQLTSLRGWRDALKAYSPQGILERGYSILRSPAGGVINSVSQVSKGDLLEAIFADGTAVTKVFGTNQKKA
- a CDS encoding exodeoxyribonuclease VII small subunit, which translates into the protein MSEESIEVPVAELSYEQAREQLVAAITQLESGKLGLEESLKVWERGEQLASHCQSFLDEAKQRLEQAKKSE